A single window of Syntrophotalea acetylenica DNA harbors:
- a CDS encoding RNA polymerase sigma factor — MSYQSAAAVMNVDKIPDQSADQARDRESLLLERIRLGDERAFAQLVSEHLSQVINLAYRMLGDRQEAEDLSQEAFLRLHRALPSFRGECRIKTWLYRVVSRLVIDHLRREKVKRRIFFFRKDEDAPDPVADCADPGASPSDLVLGEEARQRLFRALSRLSARQRAVFVLRHQEGLPLKDIAEVLHLKEGTVKVHLHRAVQCLRQEFSDEDGVLS; from the coding sequence ATGAGTTACCAGAGCGCGGCAGCCGTCATGAATGTGGACAAAATCCCGGACCAGTCAGCTGATCAAGCCAGGGACAGGGAGTCCCTGCTTCTTGAGAGGATTCGCCTGGGTGATGAAAGGGCTTTCGCGCAGTTGGTCTCTGAGCACCTGTCGCAAGTGATCAACCTTGCCTACCGCATGCTGGGGGATCGTCAGGAAGCCGAGGATCTGTCGCAGGAAGCTTTTTTGCGGCTGCACCGCGCCCTGCCCTCGTTCCGTGGCGAGTGCCGGATCAAAACCTGGCTGTATCGTGTGGTATCCAGACTGGTCATCGATCATCTCCGGCGTGAAAAAGTGAAAAGGCGCATATTCTTTTTTCGCAAGGATGAGGATGCGCCGGACCCCGTTGCCGATTGCGCCGATCCCGGAGCTTCTCCCAGCGATCTGGTGCTGGGCGAGGAGGCTCGACAGCGCCTGTTCAGGGCGTTGTCGAGACTTTCCGCAAGGCAGCGGGCCGTTTTTGTCTTGCGTCATCAGGAAGGCCTTCCCCTTAAGGATATCGCCGAGGTGCTGCATTTGAAGGAGGGAACGGTCAAGGTCCATCTGCACCGGGCGGTGCAATGTTTGCGGCAGGAATTCAGCGACGAAGATGGGGTTCTATCATGA
- a CDS encoding anti-sigma factor family protein produces the protein MKRTVNCNDQDLVLFHYGDLDAETRLRVREHLTHCHACRLKLAGLRDALDRLPVPELCLSEGEKQRFAAVINDRIAHKSRPRQWLWGSALATLAVLTICLRILPGGPATFTGGVPKSATEIGMLQDMELLQNLDLLENLDLLQDFDRIG, from the coding sequence ATGAAACGTACGGTTAACTGCAACGACCAGGACCTGGTTCTTTTTCATTACGGAGATCTCGATGCCGAGACACGGCTGCGGGTGCGGGAGCATCTGACGCATTGCCATGCCTGCCGACTGAAACTTGCCGGACTGCGGGATGCGCTGGATCGCCTGCCGGTTCCCGAACTTTGCCTCTCCGAAGGGGAAAAACAGCGCTTTGCCGCGGTCATCAATGACCGTATTGCGCACAAGTCGCGGCCCAGGCAGTGGCTGTGGGGATCGGCTCTGGCGACCCTGGCGGTGCTTACGATTTGCCTGCGGATCCTGCCGGGAGGACCGGCAACCTTCACCGGGGGGGTGCCGAAATCGGCAACCGAAATCGGCATGTTGCAGGATATGGAGCTGTTGCAGAACCTGGATCTGCTGGAAAATCTCGATCTGCTTCAGGACTTCGATCGTATAGGGTAA
- the tkt gene encoding transketolase, whose translation MDMEILDRNLARTSIDTIRLLAADGVEKACSGHPGTPMEAAPIAYLLFTRHLRHNPANPDWPGRDRFILSCGHASMLLYSMLHLTGYDLALDDLKQFRQMGSRTPGHPEFGHTPGVETTTGPLGQGFAVGVGMAMGARLLAEQVHAELFDYRVFTLCSDGDMMEGVAAEAASLAGHLRLDNLTCIYLDNRITIEGRTELTFSDNTASRFLAYGWHVQQVEGENLPEIDEALVRATKDPRPSLIIARTHIGYGAPRKQDTAEAHGAPLGAEELRQTKLFFGRDPERFFDVPDAVKEHMLRVRQRGIVLEESWRNGLNEAVAGGNSALQSWLQAAEQPLPPGWDAALPHFPAGKDMATRQASGVTLNALAEVIPLLLGGSADLAPSNNTHLENAEAFGSAVSGRNIHFGVREHAMGAILNGLAHTPGLVPFGGTFLVFSDYMRPPMRLAAMMGLAPIYVFTHDSIGLGEDGPTHQPVEHLAALRAIPNLAVIRPCDANETAQAWRAALSNRQGPTALILTRQKLETLDRNIYASAEGVLRGGYILASEESPLRVVLVASGSEIQVALRTRMLLQAEGYGARVVSLPCWELFDAQGQAYRDQVLASGEVLRVAVEAGVGMGWERYIGTAGLTLCMRSFGASAPFEQLMEKYGFTAEQLVACIKQRL comes from the coding sequence ATGGATATGGAAATCCTGGACCGAAACCTGGCGCGCACATCGATCGATACGATCCGCCTGCTGGCAGCCGACGGGGTGGAAAAGGCCTGTTCGGGGCATCCCGGAACTCCCATGGAAGCCGCTCCGATTGCCTATCTGCTTTTTACCCGCCACCTTCGGCACAACCCGGCCAATCCCGACTGGCCGGGCCGCGACCGATTCATCCTGTCCTGCGGCCATGCTTCCATGCTGCTTTACAGTATGCTGCACCTGACCGGTTACGATCTCGCCCTGGATGATCTCAAACAGTTCCGGCAAATGGGAAGCCGCACCCCGGGCCATCCCGAGTTCGGCCACACACCGGGTGTCGAAACCACGACCGGACCCCTCGGTCAAGGTTTCGCGGTCGGCGTCGGCATGGCCATGGGCGCCCGTCTGCTCGCGGAACAGGTACATGCCGAACTGTTCGATTATCGCGTTTTTACCCTGTGTTCCGATGGCGACATGATGGAAGGCGTTGCGGCAGAGGCAGCCTCCCTGGCGGGGCATCTGCGACTTGACAACCTGACTTGCATCTATCTCGACAACCGCATCACCATCGAAGGGCGCACCGAACTGACCTTCAGCGATAATACGGCCAGCCGGTTTCTGGCTTATGGCTGGCACGTGCAGCAGGTCGAGGGAGAAAACCTGCCTGAAATCGATGAGGCCCTGGTGCGCGCCACAAAAGATCCACGCCCTTCCCTGATCATTGCCCGTACCCATATCGGCTACGGAGCCCCCCGCAAGCAGGATACCGCGGAGGCTCATGGCGCGCCCCTCGGGGCGGAGGAGCTGCGTCAGACCAAACTGTTTTTCGGTCGTGACCCCGAACGGTTTTTTGATGTACCCGATGCGGTGAAGGAACATATGCTGCGGGTCAGGCAGCGGGGCATCGTCCTCGAAGAATCCTGGCGAAACGGGCTGAATGAAGCGGTTGCCGGCGGGAATTCAGCCCTCCAGTCATGGCTTCAGGCCGCAGAGCAGCCCTTGCCGCCCGGCTGGGATGCCGCCCTGCCCCACTTCCCAGCCGGGAAGGACATGGCGACGCGTCAGGCCAGCGGGGTTACCCTCAACGCCCTGGCCGAGGTCATCCCGCTGCTGCTGGGAGGCTCCGCCGACCTGGCACCTTCCAACAACACCCACCTTGAGAACGCAGAGGCTTTCGGTTCCGCCGTCAGCGGCCGAAATATCCATTTCGGCGTGCGTGAGCACGCCATGGGCGCGATCCTCAATGGCCTGGCTCACACCCCGGGACTGGTCCCTTTCGGCGGCACCTTTCTGGTTTTCTCCGACTACATGCGGCCTCCGATGCGCCTGGCCGCCATGATGGGATTGGCGCCGATTTATGTTTTTACCCATGATTCCATCGGGCTTGGCGAAGACGGTCCGACCCATCAGCCCGTCGAGCACCTTGCCGCTTTGCGCGCCATTCCCAATCTGGCGGTGATCCGGCCCTGCGATGCCAACGAAACGGCGCAGGCCTGGCGGGCGGCCCTGTCCAACCGGCAGGGTCCCACGGCGCTGATTTTGACCCGGCAGAAGCTGGAAACACTTGATCGGAATATTTACGCCTCCGCCGAAGGGGTGTTGCGCGGAGGGTATATTCTGGCTTCTGAAGAATCTCCGCTGCGCGTGGTGCTGGTTGCCAGCGGCTCGGAAATTCAGGTGGCCTTAAGGACGCGAATGCTGCTGCAGGCCGAAGGATATGGGGCCCGGGTGGTTTCCCTGCCCTGTTGGGAGCTGTTCGATGCTCAAGGCCAGGCATACCGGGATCAGGTGCTTGCCTCCGGGGAGGTTTTGCGAGTGGCTGTAGAAGCTGGCGTCGGTATGGGATGGGAGCGTTATATCGGCACTGCTGGCCTGACGCTTTGCATGCGTAGCTTCGGGGCCAGTGCGCCCTTCGAACAGCTGATGGAAAAATACGGTTTCACGGCCGAGCAGTTGGTGGCATGCATCAAACAACGGCTGTGA
- a CDS encoding glutamate--cysteine ligase gives MTTFVKTHLAQPVRQFSDLLDYLLRKTRPQEQWGVGIEVEKLVVDQRSGEAAGFDQIEGLLKILEAADGWESVTESGHLIALVGPSSSITLEPGGQLELSGKLCADLCCCRRDLANHIQKIVAAAGALGLAFLGLGVQPITPLQSIGWLPKPRYDIMRAYMLRSGDRGQHMMKLTAGLQVNLDFCDEADCIDKMRTGQLLAPLFYALFANSPLMNGEPTGYLSTRGEIWDRTDPDRSGLILELFHPEAGLATYVDYALDVPMYFILRQGRLVDLTRHRFTFRRFMAEGFEDHRPTFADWDLHLSTLFPEVRLRPQIELRSADSQPPHLVMAVAALAKGLMYDAEARRQVQRMLDPGDDAGRLAMYRESWRLGLRTPCGGHTLRDIACELLSVARESLSRQGPRCLRGADEGVFLDGIEEVARSGVTLAERLLLAWKGSRQEQIGTLLAHCGYPGQSLGDLCL, from the coding sequence ATGACAACCTTCGTTAAAACACATCTGGCACAACCGGTACGGCAGTTTTCCGACCTGCTGGATTACCTGTTGCGGAAAACCCGCCCCCAGGAACAATGGGGGGTCGGTATAGAAGTCGAGAAACTCGTCGTGGACCAGCGCTCCGGTGAGGCTGCAGGTTTTGATCAGATCGAGGGCCTGCTGAAAATCCTGGAGGCAGCCGATGGGTGGGAGAGCGTCACAGAGTCCGGGCACCTGATAGCTCTGGTCGGGCCTTCCTCGTCGATAACGCTGGAACCTGGCGGTCAGCTCGAACTTTCCGGAAAGTTATGTGCCGATCTTTGCTGCTGCCGCCGGGACCTGGCCAATCACATCCAAAAAATCGTTGCCGCTGCCGGGGCTCTCGGCCTCGCCTTTCTGGGGCTGGGCGTTCAGCCGATAACACCGTTGCAAAGCATCGGCTGGCTTCCCAAGCCGCGTTATGACATCATGCGCGCCTATATGCTGCGTAGCGGTGACCGCGGCCAACATATGATGAAACTCACGGCCGGCCTGCAGGTCAATCTCGATTTTTGCGACGAGGCCGATTGCATCGATAAAATGCGTACGGGCCAATTACTGGCACCTCTGTTTTATGCCCTGTTCGCCAATTCGCCTCTGATGAACGGTGAACCCACGGGGTATCTATCCACGCGGGGGGAAATATGGGACCGGACCGATCCTGACCGGTCCGGGCTGATTCTGGAGCTGTTTCATCCGGAGGCGGGGCTGGCCACCTACGTTGACTATGCTCTCGATGTTCCGATGTACTTTATCCTGCGCCAGGGCAGACTGGTCGATCTGACGCGTCATCGTTTTACGTTTCGGCGTTTTATGGCTGAAGGATTCGAAGATCACCGCCCGACCTTTGCCGACTGGGATCTTCACCTTTCCACGCTGTTTCCAGAGGTGCGACTGCGGCCCCAGATCGAATTGCGCAGCGCCGACAGTCAGCCTCCCCACCTGGTCATGGCGGTTGCCGCCTTGGCCAAAGGACTGATGTACGATGCGGAAGCCCGCCGTCAGGTGCAAAGAATGCTCGATCCAGGCGATGATGCCGGGCGGCTTGCAATGTACCGCGAGTCATGGCGCCTTGGCCTGCGCACCCCTTGTGGTGGTCACACGCTGCGGGATATCGCCTGCGAGCTGCTGTCTGTTGCCAGGGAGTCCCTGTCGCGGCAGGGGCCGCGGTGTCTCAGGGGGGCGGATGAAGGTGTTTTTCTGGACGGGATCGAAGAAGTGGCGCGCAGTGGCGTGACGCTGGCCGAACGTTTGTTGCTCGCCTGGAAAGGTTCCAGGCAGGAACAGATTGGGACGTTGCTGGCCCACTGTGGCTATCCTGGACAGTCTCTGGGAGATCTTTGCCTTTAA
- a CDS encoding ParB/RepB/Spo0J family partition protein: MSKRPALGKGIGALLDPGIREESHRFFFCPIEELRPLKNQPRKVFDDQKLSELEASIRARGIIQPLVVRRLPDHYQIIAGERRWRAAQRAGLKKVPVLIQEATEDAAVEMALIENIQRENLNPIEEAAAYQSLIQAFQLTQEEVAGRVGKDRSTVTNCLRLLRLPEVVREDLATGTLAMGHARALLSLEAVPAQLLRVREQVLAKNLSVRETEALVKRAKKAALSPPPPPKKIDPNLQALEDSLKQSLGTKVKIVSRKKGGKIEINFFSAQDLDRLLEKLGISC, from the coding sequence ATGTCGAAAAGACCAGCACTCGGTAAGGGGATCGGCGCTTTGCTGGATCCCGGCATCAGGGAAGAATCCCACCGTTTCTTTTTTTGTCCCATCGAGGAATTGCGTCCCTTAAAGAATCAGCCCCGAAAGGTTTTTGACGATCAGAAGTTGTCGGAGCTGGAAGCTTCCATCCGGGCCCGGGGCATAATACAGCCCCTGGTGGTGCGGCGCTTGCCCGACCATTATCAGATCATAGCCGGAGAACGCCGCTGGCGTGCCGCGCAGCGAGCCGGCCTGAAAAAGGTGCCGGTACTTATTCAGGAGGCGACCGAAGATGCGGCGGTAGAAATGGCGCTGATCGAAAATATACAGCGTGAAAATCTAAATCCTATCGAAGAGGCGGCTGCTTATCAGAGCCTGATTCAGGCCTTCCAACTTACCCAGGAAGAGGTAGCCGGCAGGGTTGGCAAGGATCGCTCTACCGTCACCAATTGCCTACGGTTGTTGCGCTTGCCCGAGGTTGTCAGGGAAGATCTTGCGACTGGCACCCTGGCCATGGGGCATGCCCGCGCCCTTTTATCGCTGGAAGCCGTTCCCGCTCAGCTATTGCGAGTTCGGGAACAGGTTCTCGCAAAAAATTTATCGGTAAGAGAAACCGAAGCGCTGGTCAAGCGTGCCAAAAAGGCCGCATTGTCACCCCCGCCGCCACCCAAAAAAATCGATCCCAATCTGCAGGCTCTGGAAGACAGCCTCAAGCAGAGTCTTGGTACCAAAGTCAAAATAGTGAGCAGAAAAAAAGGCGGTAAGATAGAAATCAACTTTTTTTCAGCGCAAGATCTCGACCGACTTCTGGAAAAACTTGGGATATCCTGCTAG
- the rsmG gene encoding 16S rRNA (guanine(527)-N(7))-methyltransferase RsmG: MAKQEHLHKLLSEMDIVLDIHVCEKLIWYVEELLRWNRRINLTSIDNIDEALEKHLLDALTLLPLLNRGERLLDMGSGAGLPGIPLSLAMPILGVCSVDRVFKKIAFQQHIARLLRLQNFEARTDRLQVLAAKEGYRTTFDVVTARALAELRDLISLGMPFLKPAGRLIAMKGPEGTRELSDCLDLLERQGLVVEKQQELRLPMSGAERTLLVLKRCR; this comes from the coding sequence ATGGCGAAACAGGAACATTTGCACAAACTCCTGTCTGAAATGGATATCGTTCTTGATATTCATGTCTGCGAAAAACTGATCTGGTATGTTGAAGAACTTCTCCGTTGGAATCGGCGCATCAACCTCACCTCCATCGATAACATCGACGAAGCCTTGGAAAAGCATCTGCTCGATGCTTTGACCTTGCTTCCGCTGCTAAATAGAGGTGAGCGATTGCTGGATATGGGATCGGGGGCCGGGTTGCCGGGCATCCCTCTTTCTCTGGCAATGCCTATACTGGGGGTTTGTTCGGTGGACCGGGTGTTTAAAAAAATAGCCTTCCAGCAACATATAGCACGCTTGTTGCGTTTGCAGAATTTTGAAGCAAGAACGGACCGTCTCCAGGTTCTGGCGGCGAAGGAAGGATATCGCACCACTTTTGATGTCGTGACCGCACGGGCGCTGGCCGAATTGAGAGACTTGATTTCCTTGGGCATGCCGTTTCTCAAGCCAGCTGGTCGACTGATTGCCATGAAGGGGCCAGAAGGGACAAGGGAGTTGTCGGATTGCCTTGATTTGTTGGAACGCCAGGGATTGGTCGTGGAAAAGCAACAGGAGTTACGACTTCCGATGTCTGGAGCCGAGCGGACCCTGCTCGTGTTGAAACGCTGCCGGTAA
- a CDS encoding sugar phosphate isomerase/epimerase family protein, with product MPDRLHVHIPFSQWQKHFPLLKKHRLQPEIAFKWPDLDPTLQSAVKQAGRQLAAEGLAVTVHAPFMDLNPGALEPLVRDATMRRWTETLEVADMLGARLVVLHPGYDRWRYGGQSQPWINACLDFFPPLLEHAARIECLLVLENIFEENPDTLRAVLQTLDSPWLGHCFDVGHWRLFGKCSMEQWFSVLGPWIRHLHVHDNSGDRDAHLAIGEGDIDFHQLFKLVDTEQIPPSMTLEVHDCEALLRCVRSIGILRGF from the coding sequence ATGCCTGATCGACTTCATGTTCACATACCGTTCAGTCAATGGCAAAAGCACTTTCCGCTGCTCAAGAAACACCGTCTTCAGCCGGAAATCGCCTTTAAATGGCCAGACCTCGACCCGACCTTGCAAAGCGCCGTGAAACAGGCCGGCCGGCAACTGGCTGCCGAAGGCCTGGCCGTAACGGTGCATGCGCCTTTTATGGATCTCAATCCCGGCGCACTGGAGCCTCTTGTTCGGGATGCCACCATGCGGCGCTGGACCGAAACCCTTGAAGTCGCCGACATGCTGGGTGCACGCCTGGTTGTTCTGCACCCCGGGTACGATCGCTGGCGTTACGGTGGGCAGAGCCAGCCATGGATTAATGCCTGCCTTGATTTCTTCCCTCCCTTGCTGGAACACGCCGCACGGATTGAGTGTCTCCTGGTTCTGGAAAATATTTTCGAGGAAAATCCCGATACCTTGCGGGCTGTGCTGCAAACCCTCGACTCTCCCTGGCTGGGACATTGCTTTGACGTCGGGCATTGGCGTTTGTTCGGCAAGTGCTCCATGGAGCAGTGGTTTTCCGTACTCGGTCCCTGGATCCGGCATCTGCATGTGCATGACAACAGCGGAGACCGCGACGCCCACCTGGCGATAGGAGAGGGCGATATCGATTTTCACCAACTGTTCAAGCTGGTCGACACAGAGCAAATACCACCCTCCATGACCCTGGAAGTTCATGACTGCGAGGCGCTGCTGCGCTGCGTCCGCAGCATCGGGATTTTAAGAGGTTTTTAA
- a CDS encoding bactofilin family protein → MMIGRKEKRSAKNSPTQTGEIRAFLGEGSRFEGVLVFDDIVRMDGHFQGSITSTDTLIAGHTAQIQADIRVGTLILSGYFKGTIEARNKVELRAPAVVDGTIQTPVLVVEEGVVLNSSITMPSESSVVDAPAVHPE, encoded by the coding sequence ATGATGATAGGACGCAAGGAAAAACGGTCAGCAAAAAATTCACCCACACAGACTGGGGAGATAAGAGCCTTTCTCGGAGAGGGGAGCAGGTTTGAAGGGGTCCTGGTATTTGACGACATCGTTCGCATGGATGGTCATTTCCAGGGCAGCATAACCTCCACGGATACCCTGATTGCCGGACATACCGCCCAAATCCAGGCGGATATTCGTGTGGGGACTCTTATTCTGTCCGGTTATTTCAAAGGTACGATCGAGGCCCGGAACAAAGTGGAGTTGCGCGCACCGGCGGTTGTTGATGGCACGATTCAAACCCCGGTACTGGTGGTTGAAGAAGGGGTTGTTCTTAACAGTTCCATTACCATGCCATCCGAATCTTCCGTAGTCGACGCACCAGCCGTTCACCCTGAATAG
- a CDS encoding ParA family protein, whose product MGQIIAVANQKGGVGKTTTSINLAASLAVAEKRTLLVDLDPQSNASSGVGVLSEQAKHTTYQALLGEVTVERAIAPTGIEFLKVLPSTTDLIGAEVELIGEVGREKKLKNALSQIRDAFDYILIDCPPSLGLLTINALTAADSVLVPLQCEYYAMEGLSQLTRTIALIQRELNPALSLRGILLTMFDGRNNLSHQVSEEIRRHFADRVFQTVIPRNVRLSEAPSHGLPVLQYDISSKGAEAYLALAREIIDTGH is encoded by the coding sequence ATGGGTCAAATTATCGCCGTAGCCAATCAAAAAGGCGGCGTCGGGAAGACTACCACCTCAATCAATCTCGCTGCATCTCTTGCGGTCGCAGAAAAGAGAACCCTTCTGGTTGATCTCGATCCCCAATCCAATGCCAGCAGCGGTGTTGGCGTTCTGTCGGAACAGGCCAAACACACAACCTATCAGGCGTTGCTCGGAGAAGTGACCGTGGAGAGGGCGATCGCGCCTACCGGAATCGAGTTTCTCAAGGTTTTGCCTTCAACCACGGATCTTATCGGTGCAGAGGTCGAGTTGATCGGAGAGGTCGGGCGGGAAAAAAAATTAAAGAATGCCTTGAGCCAGATCCGGGATGCCTTCGATTATATACTGATCGACTGCCCGCCTTCTCTGGGGTTGTTGACGATTAACGCTCTAACGGCCGCCGACTCGGTTCTCGTTCCCCTTCAGTGTGAATATTATGCAATGGAAGGGCTTTCTCAGCTGACACGTACCATTGCTCTTATACAGCGGGAGCTCAATCCGGCATTGTCGCTGCGTGGGATATTGTTGACCATGTTTGATGGTCGCAACAATCTTTCCCATCAGGTGAGCGAAGAGATTCGCCGCCATTTTGCCGATCGCGTTTTTCAAACTGTGATTCCCCGTAATGTTCGTTTATCCGAAGCACCCAGCCATGGTCTGCCGGTACTGCAGTATGACATCTCGTCAAAGGGTGCTGAAGCCTATCTGGCCCTTGCCAGGGAAATAATAGATACAGGCCATTGA
- the dinB gene encoding DNA polymerase IV, whose amino-acid sequence MEKQRVIRDILHLDLDAFYASVEQLDYPELRGLPVIVGGHPGRGVVCACSYEARRFGVHSAMPMFRALRLCPGAKVRPVRISRYKQISRQVFNVFGRYTDLVEPLSVDEAFLDVTGSRRLFGSARQIAETIRHDIRTDLGLTISAGIAHNKFLAKLASERAKPDGFFEVPDNIDEFLLPLELKCLWGVGPVMLEELRGLGLCTVGDLRKMPLADLKWRFGKAGIQLHRLAHGEDSRPVEPDSVVKSISHEETFDKDIRDRDTIHAALLDLAERVAARLRRTGLSAKTLTLKVRYADFTTVSRSRTFGSGFQQVKQIHRVAMELLQKTEAGAKPVRLLGINLHALNKGLGSQGMLFDEDHDKRSMQLDQTLDLLRARYGEKGICRATLMGWRGGESPQD is encoded by the coding sequence TTGGAAAAGCAGCGTGTGATAAGAGACATTCTGCATCTGGATCTGGATGCATTCTATGCAAGCGTAGAGCAGCTGGATTACCCGGAACTTCGCGGCTTGCCGGTGATAGTCGGAGGGCATCCCGGGCGTGGGGTGGTCTGCGCATGCTCCTATGAAGCACGACGCTTCGGCGTGCATTCCGCCATGCCGATGTTTCGGGCCTTGCGGTTGTGTCCTGGCGCCAAGGTTCGTCCGGTGCGCATTTCCCGCTATAAACAGATTTCCAGGCAGGTTTTTAATGTCTTTGGCCGATATACCGACCTTGTTGAGCCATTGAGTGTCGATGAGGCGTTTCTGGATGTGACAGGCAGCCGCCGTCTGTTTGGTAGTGCCCGCCAGATCGCAGAGACAATCCGGCATGACATACGTACAGACCTTGGTCTGACCATCAGTGCGGGGATTGCCCACAACAAGTTTCTCGCAAAACTTGCGTCTGAGCGGGCAAAACCGGATGGGTTTTTCGAAGTTCCCGATAATATTGATGAATTTTTACTTCCGTTAGAGCTGAAGTGCTTGTGGGGGGTGGGGCCGGTTATGCTGGAGGAGTTGCGGGGCCTGGGCCTGTGCACGGTGGGGGATCTGCGCAAAATGCCGCTGGCGGATCTAAAATGGCGATTCGGCAAAGCGGGAATCCAGCTGCATCGCCTGGCGCATGGCGAGGATTCACGGCCTGTTGAACCCGATTCGGTCGTGAAGTCGATAAGTCATGAGGAAACTTTCGACAAGGATATTCGAGACCGGGATACCATCCATGCAGCTTTGCTTGACCTGGCGGAGCGTGTGGCGGCCCGTCTGCGACGAACCGGACTGAGCGCTAAAACCTTGACCCTTAAGGTACGATACGCCGACTTTACGACGGTAAGCCGGTCCAGAACCTTCGGCAGCGGCTTTCAGCAGGTGAAACAGATACACAGAGTGGCCATGGAGCTTCTGCAAAAAACGGAAGCAGGGGCCAAACCGGTTCGTCTGCTCGGAATCAACCTTCATGCCCTGAATAAAGGTTTAGGTTCCCAGGGCATGCTGTTCGATGAGGATCACGATAAACGATCGATGCAACTGGACCAGACACTCGATCTGCTCCGGGCACGCTATGGAGAAAAAGGTATCTGCCGTGCTACCCTGATGGGGTGGAGAGGCGGAGAATCACCACAGGATTGA
- a CDS encoding potassium channel family protein → MRPVRNLRVSLLILVLTLGLGTAGYIVLEGWDFLDALYMTVITLATVGYKEVHDLSTNGKIFTIGLILFGVAAIAYAFGSLLQLMVEGQILRILGRRKLEKRINQLEGHYIVCGYGRIGTLVSQEFLSRPVAFIVVERDPVICERLAKEKILFVQGDATDDDTLIQAGILRAKGLITAVTSESANVYITLTARGLNPDLFILARSVEEGSEIKLKRAGATKVISPYRIGANRMAWAVLRPSVVDFIDIAIGSESLELQLEEIRVAPNSSLVARTLISAGIRRAWGIMIIAIKKSSGAMLFNPESSTTIDAEDILIILGKPPDIRNLEKVACGESSDA, encoded by the coding sequence ATGAGACCTGTCCGCAACCTGCGCGTTTCCCTGTTGATTCTGGTTCTGACGCTCGGCCTGGGAACCGCTGGTTACATTGTGCTGGAAGGCTGGGATTTTCTGGATGCTCTATACATGACGGTCATTACTTTGGCGACCGTCGGTTATAAAGAGGTACACGACCTTTCCACGAATGGCAAGATTTTTACCATCGGGCTGATCCTGTTCGGTGTCGCTGCCATTGCCTATGCTTTCGGTAGCCTTCTGCAACTGATGGTCGAAGGACAAATCCTCCGCATTCTGGGGAGAAGAAAATTGGAAAAGCGCATCAACCAGCTGGAAGGACACTACATCGTCTGCGGTTACGGACGCATAGGTACCCTCGTCAGCCAGGAATTTCTGTCACGCCCGGTGGCATTTATCGTCGTGGAACGGGATCCGGTCATCTGCGAACGTCTCGCCAAGGAAAAAATCCTGTTCGTTCAGGGCGATGCCACCGATGACGATACCCTTATCCAGGCCGGCATCCTGCGCGCCAAAGGATTGATTACAGCCGTCACTTCGGAATCCGCCAACGTCTATATCACTCTCACGGCCCGGGGGCTCAATCCTGACCTGTTTATTCTGGCCCGCAGCGTGGAAGAAGGCTCGGAAATCAAACTCAAACGTGCCGGCGCCACCAAGGTCATTTCCCCATACCGCATAGGTGCCAATCGCATGGCCTGGGCGGTTTTACGTCCCTCGGTGGTTGATTTCATCGATATCGCCATCGGCAGCGAAAGTCTGGAGTTGCAGCTGGAGGAAATCCGTGTTGCCCCAAATTCTTCGCTGGTCGCAAGAACGCTGATATCCGCCGGAATTCGACGGGCCTGGGGAATTATGATTATCGCCATAAAAAAAAGCAGCGGCGCCATGCTTTTCAATCCCGAGTCCAGCACCACCATCGACGCCGAGGATATCCTCATCATTCTTGGAAAGCCGCCAGACATCCGCAACCTTGAAAAGGTCGCCTGTGGAGAATCCAGCGATGCCTGA